One window from the genome of Mucilaginibacter ginsenosidivorans encodes:
- a CDS encoding efflux RND transporter periplasmic adaptor subunit — protein sequence MPLLYAVAIAISAMALQSCHHAEEPPKDEKFEVTDSLLNSLLIDTVKEASALSEINLTGNIAADESKMVKIYPMVSGVAHDVNVQLGDVVSRGQTLAVMKSAEMAGFTKDYISAEADLRSAKRAFESTSDLYKSGLASQKDFEQAQSDYQKAEAENKRAGAVVNINKSDGQGYLVKSPISGFVIEKNLTDNTQVRADNSSNLFTIADLSDVYVLINIYESDISNVQVGDPVKITTLSYPDKIFSGKIDKIYDMLDPDSKVVKARVKIENPGNKLKPEMFANVTIKAKSGENLPVIDTRALIFDNDKDYVIVVDGKAKVHVQQIQIAKRVENRAYIRSGLKAGDRIVASRQLYLFESLRD from the coding sequence ATGCCCCTCCTATACGCGGTCGCCATAGCCATATCGGCTATGGCGCTGCAAAGCTGCCACCATGCTGAAGAACCACCAAAGGACGAAAAATTTGAGGTGACCGACAGCCTGCTCAATAGCTTGCTGATAGACACTGTGAAAGAGGCGAGCGCTTTATCGGAGATCAATCTGACGGGAAATATAGCTGCCGACGAAAGTAAAATGGTAAAAATATACCCGATGGTAAGCGGCGTGGCACATGATGTTAATGTGCAATTGGGCGATGTGGTGAGCCGGGGGCAAACGCTTGCCGTAATGAAAAGCGCCGAGATGGCAGGCTTTACCAAGGATTATATTTCTGCCGAAGCTGATCTGCGAAGTGCAAAACGGGCTTTTGAATCAACCAGTGACCTGTACAAAAGCGGGCTTGCATCGCAAAAGGATTTTGAGCAGGCGCAATCGGATTATCAAAAGGCGGAGGCCGAAAACAAACGCGCGGGGGCCGTGGTGAACATCAATAAAAGTGACGGCCAGGGGTATTTGGTAAAATCGCCCATCTCAGGCTTTGTTATCGAAAAAAACCTTACAGATAATACACAGGTAAGGGCCGACAACAGTTCGAACCTGTTCACGATAGCCGACCTGTCGGATGTTTATGTGCTGATCAACATTTATGAATCGGACATATCCAACGTGCAGGTTGGCGACCCGGTAAAGATCACTACCCTCTCTTATCCTGATAAGATCTTCAGCGGTAAAATAGATAAGATATACGATATGCTCGACCCCGACAGCAAAGTAGTTAAAGCAAGGGTGAAAATAGAAAATCCGGGCAATAAACTTAAACCCGAAATGTTTGCCAACGTCACCATCAAGGCAAAATCGGGTGAGAACCTGCCGGTTATCGATACAAGGGCGCTGATCTTTGATAATGACAAAGATTATGTGATCGTGGTGGATGGCAAGGCCAAAGTGCATGTGCAGCAAATACAAATTGCAAAACGGGTGGAAAACAGGGCTTATATACGTTCGGGTCTTAAGGCTGGCGACCGTATCGTAGCTTCCCGGCAGCTGTACCTTTTTGAGTCGTTAAGAGATTAA
- a CDS encoding TolC family protein: MRLKFIRAFFSIQLLVSVTGAPLFAQVQSDTLKLTLKQAEDQFLKNNLDLIIQRYNIDNASANVITARLFQNPDFSFANGIHATGVPNAFSEQAVSVSQLFFTAGKRNKNIQLAKIGVEQAKYQFFDLLRTLKFTLHSDFYNIYFQEQSAKVYDEEISSLAKTLDVFKQQYQKGNIAEKEVLRIQSQLYSLQTEYNSLLTSIDTTQSELKLLIKASPASYIDPQVNFDSNKDAVSAVPYQQLLDSAYANRYDLKYTKAAVDYNTLNLKLQKATAIPDVSLSFNYDKLGSYGNNFMSAGIAFSLPFFNRNQGNIQQARIAIDQSKVQFQSQQDQVQSDVATSYKSALRLEKLYNSFDPKFKTDFTNLIKEVNINYEKRNLSMLEFLDFYDSYKTNTIQLNNLQLSKVLALEQLNYATGTPFFNQQ, translated from the coding sequence ATGCGTCTAAAGTTTATTCGCGCCTTTTTTTCAATTCAGCTTTTGGTTTCGGTCACGGGTGCACCCTTATTTGCGCAAGTGCAGTCCGATACTTTAAAGCTCACACTTAAACAGGCCGAAGATCAATTCCTCAAAAATAACCTTGACCTGATCATTCAGCGTTATAATATTGATAATGCAAGCGCCAATGTGATCACCGCGCGCTTGTTCCAAAATCCCGATTTCAGTTTTGCAAATGGCATCCACGCCACCGGGGTACCCAATGCATTCAGCGAACAGGCGGTCAGCGTCTCGCAGCTTTTCTTTACTGCCGGAAAAAGGAATAAAAATATCCAACTGGCAAAGATCGGCGTCGAGCAGGCCAAATATCAGTTCTTCGACCTGTTACGCACGCTAAAATTTACGCTCCACAGCGATTTTTACAATATCTATTTCCAGGAGCAGTCGGCTAAAGTTTATGATGAAGAGATAAGCTCGCTTGCAAAAACACTGGATGTTTTTAAACAACAGTATCAAAAGGGCAACATCGCCGAAAAAGAAGTACTGCGTATTCAATCGCAACTCTATTCCCTGCAAACGGAATACAATAGCTTGCTTACCAGCATAGATACCACGCAAAGCGAGTTGAAACTGCTCATCAAGGCATCACCTGCATCTTATATAGATCCGCAGGTAAATTTCGACAGCAACAAGGATGCCGTTTCTGCTGTTCCCTACCAGCAACTGCTTGATTCGGCCTACGCCAACCGATACGACCTGAAATATACCAAAGCGGCGGTCGACTATAACACACTCAACTTAAAACTTCAGAAGGCCACCGCTATTCCTGATGTTTCACTATCCTTCAATTATGATAAGCTGGGATCTTACGGCAACAATTTTATGAGTGCCGGCATTGCGTTCAGCCTGCCATTTTTCAACCGCAACCAGGGCAACATTCAGCAGGCACGTATAGCTATTGACCAAAGTAAAGTGCAGTTCCAAAGCCAGCAGGACCAGGTGCAAAGCGATGTGGCTACCAGTTACAAAAGTGCGCTTCGGCTCGAAAAACTGTATAACAGTTTCGACCCGAAGTTTAAGACCGACTTCACTAACCTGATCAAAGAAGTAAACATCAACTACGAAAAAAGGAACCTGAGCATGCTCGAATTCCTCGATTTCTATGATTCTTATAAAACCAACACCATCCAGCTGAACAACCTGCAATTGAGCAAAGTACTTGCGCTGGAACAATTGAACTACGCCACCGGGACACCCTTTTTTAATCAACAATGA
- a CDS encoding HAMP domain-containing sensor histidine kinase: MKIKNRLALYFTIISAVILLIALAAIFFTFSSFVKSDFYNRLSDRAKVAAQLYLEADEIPVDSLNRVRERYLKQIPGEVVRIYNDRNAPYFIKDRQQYWSDNVIDLVRRRKEMEFTEGDRQTVGIYYNDNQGNFVILVSAEDIHGHHRIEDLIEIMLVMIICLSAGLFFVGRWFAKKSLEPIDEIVAQVQQVRASNLSLRINEGNGKDEISALAKNFNKLLKHLENAFELQQTFVINASHELRTPVTSIMGELEVTLNKRRTQQEYEQVLRSVLSDAERLNETITGLLELAQVDMNYTQAILSPVAIDELIWELADYWNSKAGRGLFVVNIIHLPDDHEKLLIPANKALLSIALNNIISNGYKFSDNRPVQCDLDAGNDHISITITDSGIGIPPGETDKVFRSFYRATNVKDYYGNGIGLYITAKIINLFNGTIDARSNRGKGASFVINFPV; encoded by the coding sequence ATGAAAATAAAGAACAGGCTGGCGCTTTATTTTACCATTATCAGTGCGGTAATACTGCTGATAGCGCTTGCTGCAATATTTTTCACTTTCAGTTCTTTCGTAAAATCCGACTTCTACAACCGATTATCGGACCGCGCCAAAGTTGCCGCGCAATTATACCTGGAGGCTGATGAAATTCCTGTCGATTCGCTTAACCGCGTACGCGAACGTTACCTGAAGCAGATACCCGGCGAGGTTGTGCGTATCTATAACGACCGCAATGCCCCTTATTTCATCAAAGACAGGCAACAGTACTGGAGCGACAATGTGATAGACCTGGTTCGCCGCCGTAAGGAAATGGAATTTACCGAAGGCGACCGGCAAACCGTCGGTATCTATTATAACGACAACCAGGGAAACTTCGTGATATTGGTATCGGCCGAGGATATACACGGGCACCACCGTATAGAGGACCTGATCGAGATCATGCTGGTTATGATCATCTGCCTTTCGGCGGGTTTATTTTTTGTCGGCCGGTGGTTCGCAAAAAAATCGCTTGAGCCGATAGACGAAATTGTTGCCCAGGTACAGCAGGTGCGTGCAAGCAACCTTAGCCTGCGCATAAACGAAGGCAATGGCAAGGATGAGATAAGCGCCCTGGCAAAAAATTTCAACAAACTGTTAAAGCATCTTGAAAATGCCTTTGAATTACAGCAAACTTTCGTGATCAATGCTTCGCACGAACTTCGAACACCGGTTACCAGCATTATGGGCGAATTGGAAGTTACGCTGAATAAGCGGCGCACCCAGCAGGAGTATGAGCAGGTGCTGCGATCGGTACTATCAGATGCGGAAAGGCTGAATGAGACCATAACAGGGCTGCTGGAACTGGCGCAGGTGGACATGAATTATACGCAAGCTATACTTAGCCCTGTAGCCATTGATGAATTGATCTGGGAGCTTGCCGATTACTGGAACAGCAAAGCCGGCAGGGGATTATTTGTTGTCAATATCATTCACCTGCCCGACGACCACGAAAAATTGCTTATACCGGCAAACAAAGCGCTGCTCAGCATTGCACTGAACAATATTATAAGTAACGGCTATAAATTTTCAGATAACCGGCCGGTGCAATGCGACCTGGATGCCGGCAATGACCATATCAGTATTACCATTACCGATTCGGGCATTGGTATACCGCCCGGCGAAACCGACAAAGTGTTCAGGTCATTCTATCGCGCCACCAATGTGAAGGATTATTACGGCAACGGCATTGGCCTGTACATTACCGCCAAGATCATCAACCTGTTCAATGGCACCATAGATGCCCGTTCAAATCGTGGCAAAGGGGCATCATTTGTTATCAATTTCCCGGTTTAG
- a CDS encoding response regulator transcription factor, which translates to MNNICLIEDEQKVSAFIVKGLEEHGYTVKAAASGAEGQKLIGKDKFDLLILDVMLPDTNGIDLCRQIREDDNDTPILMLTALNQVHDKVSGLKAGADDYLVKPFHFSELLARIEALMRRNKNRETDHQLLFDDLKLDSWTKTAERDGKQITLTAKEYTLLELFMRNPNKILSREYIAEEVWGIGFDTGTNFIDVYVNYLRKKIEKDFKGKLIHTVIGMGYILKQANK; encoded by the coding sequence ATGAATAACATCTGTTTGATCGAAGACGAACAAAAAGTATCAGCCTTTATCGTTAAGGGGTTGGAAGAGCATGGCTATACGGTTAAGGCCGCGGCAAGCGGGGCCGAAGGCCAAAAACTGATAGGAAAAGATAAATTCGATCTGCTGATTTTGGATGTAATGCTGCCCGACACCAACGGTATTGATCTTTGCCGGCAGATACGTGAGGACGACAATGACACGCCCATCCTGATGCTTACCGCCCTGAACCAGGTGCATGACAAAGTATCCGGCCTGAAAGCAGGTGCCGATGATTACCTGGTAAAACCGTTCCATTTCAGCGAGTTGCTCGCCCGCATCGAGGCCCTGATGCGCCGCAACAAAAACCGGGAAACGGATCATCAATTATTATTCGACGATCTTAAGCTGGATAGCTGGACCAAAACGGCGGAACGCGACGGTAAACAAATAACGCTGACCGCAAAGGAATATACATTGCTGGAACTGTTCATGCGCAACCCCAACAAAATACTTTCGAGGGAATATATTGCGGAAGAGGTTTGGGGTATCGGGTTCGACACGGGCACCAACTTCATCGACGTTTATGTGAATTATCTCCGCAAAAAGATCGAAAAGGATTTTAAGGGTAAACTCATCCATACCGTCATCGGCATGGGTTATATATTAAAGCAGGCAAATAAGTAA
- a CDS encoding VOC family protein has protein sequence MSKLTPFHAAVPVHDLEAARKFYHEVLGCAEGRTDELWTDFDLYGHQFVIHYKPKPEGDPKHHTNPVDGHDVPVPHFGVVLEWDEWEKLAERLKNFGVKFIIEPYIRFKGLPGEQATMFFTDPSGNALEFKAFKDMGQLFAK, from the coding sequence ATGAGCAAACTCACCCCGTTCCATGCCGCTGTTCCGGTTCACGACCTGGAGGCGGCACGCAAATTTTACCACGAAGTTTTAGGCTGCGCCGAAGGCCGTACCGATGAATTGTGGACCGACTTTGACCTGTATGGCCACCAGTTTGTTATCCATTATAAGCCCAAGCCTGAAGGCGATCCGAAACATCACACCAACCCTGTAGACGGGCACGATGTACCCGTGCCGCATTTCGGTGTAGTGCTGGAGTGGGACGAATGGGAAAAACTGGCTGAACGCCTAAAAAACTTTGGTGTCAAATTTATCATCGAACCCTATATCCGTTTCAAGGGTTTGCCGGGGGAACAGGCGACGATGTTTTTTACCGATCCGTCGGGTAATGCCTTAGAGTTTAAGGCGTTTAAAGACATGGGGCAGTTGTTTGCGAAGTAG
- a CDS encoding LytR/AlgR family response regulator transcription factor, which produces MSLSCIIIDDEPNAVNLLEILIHQTTDWELLAKCYDALEAMAFLKKNKVDFLFLDINMPQLTGMELAGLLPIETKIVFTTAYSEYAAESYTFQTIDYLTKPITLKRFLTSTQKIESYFGKRRVVEPPTPQHEKEYFFVKSGKTLSKIRLEDILYFEGEKEYARLVTTTGQLLIYRRLKDIGAQLPLPFVRVHNSYIVNTRQLEKIQDNHIYIAGKQIPISEKFKPELMAVIQQRIF; this is translated from the coding sequence ATGAGCTTAAGCTGCATCATCATCGACGACGAACCTAATGCGGTAAATTTGCTGGAGATTCTTATCCATCAAACAACCGACTGGGAGCTTTTAGCCAAATGTTACGATGCGCTGGAGGCGATGGCTTTCCTGAAAAAGAATAAGGTCGATTTTCTCTTTCTTGATATCAATATGCCGCAACTGACGGGCATGGAGCTTGCAGGGCTGCTGCCCATCGAAACCAAGATCGTTTTTACTACCGCCTATTCGGAATATGCCGCTGAAAGCTATACCTTTCAAACCATCGATTACCTGACGAAACCGATCACGCTGAAAAGGTTCCTTACTTCGACCCAAAAGATCGAATCTTATTTTGGCAAAAGGCGCGTGGTTGAACCTCCAACGCCACAGCATGAGAAAGAATATTTCTTTGTAAAATCGGGTAAAACACTTAGCAAGATAAGGCTCGAGGATATCCTGTATTTCGAGGGTGAAAAGGAATACGCGCGCCTGGTAACCACCACGGGACAATTGCTCATTTACCGGAGGCTTAAGGATATCGGGGCACAACTGCCGCTGCCATTTGTGCGGGTACATAACTCCTATATTGTCAACACCAGGCAACTGGAAAAGATACAGGACAATCACATTTATATAGCCGGCAAGCAGATACCTATCAGTGAAAAATTCAAACCTGAACTAATGGCGGTGATACAGCAACGGATATTTTGA
- a CDS encoding sensor histidine kinase, translating to MNFLKGKATITQLQVLIWIAVYLIIFFSILPEDGLPQAASFSTISVAFYILIIYGNIKFLFPRLWEKGHKVTYVLCVIVLLVGGGLARGYLIMSIYNKFMATKPEVMNINMALNFIIAGFLNYMLSFVFRIALAYFSLKQQAEEILLQKSQAELNLLKSQVQPHFLFNTLNNIYYEAYREAPRTAGLIERLSDIMRYFVDESPKDEVSLQTEIQFIENYIALEKIRIRHKTEINFVKEYNAESRIPPMLLMTFVENIFKHGIDKSSAENKIDISLIQQDGYLLFQSCNRIHPKASKEVAHGFGIQNLRKRLTMLYGTRFELNIENNGQKFVAFLKVPIS from the coding sequence ATGAATTTTTTGAAAGGAAAGGCAACGATCACCCAGTTGCAGGTGCTGATATGGATAGCCGTTTACCTGATCATTTTCTTTTCGATACTACCCGAGGACGGGCTGCCACAGGCTGCCAGCTTCAGTACCATCAGTGTAGCTTTCTACATTTTGATCATTTACGGGAACATCAAGTTCCTTTTTCCAAGGCTTTGGGAAAAAGGGCACAAGGTAACCTATGTGCTTTGTGTGATCGTCCTGCTGGTGGGGGGTGGATTAGCGCGGGGTTACCTCATCATGTCCATCTATAACAAGTTCATGGCTACCAAGCCCGAAGTGATGAACATTAACATGGCGCTGAATTTTATCATTGCCGGGTTCCTCAACTATATGCTCAGCTTTGTTTTCCGGATAGCGCTGGCCTATTTCAGCCTGAAGCAACAGGCAGAGGAGATATTACTACAAAAAAGCCAGGCAGAGCTCAATTTATTAAAGTCGCAGGTACAGCCACATTTCCTGTTTAATACGCTGAACAACATTTATTATGAAGCTTACCGCGAGGCGCCACGAACCGCGGGCCTGATTGAGAGACTTTCCGACATTATGCGCTATTTTGTGGATGAAAGCCCGAAGGACGAAGTTTCCCTGCAAACCGAGATACAGTTTATTGAAAACTACATCGCATTGGAAAAAATACGCATCCGCCACAAAACGGAGATCAACTTTGTAAAGGAATACAACGCCGAGTCGCGCATTCCGCCTATGCTGCTGATGACCTTTGTTGAAAATATTTTCAAACATGGGATAGATAAATCGAGCGCCGAGAACAAGATCGACATCTCCCTGATACAGCAGGACGGCTACCTGCTTTTCCAAAGCTGTAACAGGATACATCCAAAAGCGTCAAAAGAAGTAGCGCATGGCTTTGGGATACAGAATTTACGGAAAAGGTTAACCATGCTGTACGGGACCAGGTTCGAATTGAATATTGAAAACAATGGTCAAAAGTTTGTTGCGTTTTTAAAAGTGCCCATATCATGA
- a CDS encoding DUF2911 domain-containing protein, with protein MKKLITAGLLLAIMQIIYTSPVQAQLTSLPSGGNKRASVSEGIGITNVSITYSRPAVKKRDGHIWGELVPVGYVDQGFGPSKQAPWRAGANENTIIEFSTDVKIEGQPLAAGKYGFFIAYDPNECTLIFSKNSTSWGSFFYKPSEDVLRVKVKPVPVDKSVEWLKYEFTDQTPSSAVVALEWEKLVIPFKIDVDVVGTQLASFRKELQSEKGFTWEPWDQAAQYCVQNKTNLDEALLWTDTATSVNFGGDKSFTAWSTKASVLDGLGKTQEAADVMKKAYPYGNVNELYFYARSLTRQKKGQQALEVFKINYDKHPNEFLTNAGMARGYSAVGDYKKALTYAQKAQSQAPDPANKNIVNTMVQKLQDGKDIN; from the coding sequence ATGAAGAAATTAATCACCGCCGGTTTATTACTGGCAATTATGCAGATCATTTATACCAGCCCGGTGCAGGCGCAGCTAACATCGCTGCCCAGCGGTGGCAATAAACGCGCATCGGTAAGCGAGGGTATCGGTATCACCAATGTATCCATTACCTATAGCCGCCCCGCGGTTAAAAAAAGGGACGGCCATATCTGGGGCGAACTGGTTCCTGTTGGCTATGTCGACCAGGGTTTTGGCCCGTCGAAACAGGCTCCGTGGAGGGCCGGCGCCAACGAAAATACGATCATCGAATTCTCGACCGATGTAAAGATAGAAGGGCAGCCTTTGGCAGCAGGTAAATACGGCTTTTTTATTGCCTACGACCCAAACGAATGCACGCTCATTTTCTCGAAAAATTCAACTTCATGGGGTAGCTTCTTTTACAAACCCAGCGAAGACGTATTGCGTGTAAAAGTAAAGCCGGTACCTGTAGATAAAAGTGTTGAATGGCTGAAATATGAATTTACCGACCAAACCCCATCAAGTGCGGTAGTTGCATTGGAGTGGGAGAAATTGGTTATCCCGTTCAAAATAGATGTTGACGTAGTGGGTACGCAGCTGGCTTCGTTCAGAAAAGAGTTGCAAAGCGAAAAAGGGTTTACCTGGGAGCCCTGGGACCAGGCCGCGCAGTACTGCGTTCAGAACAAAACCAACCTTGACGAGGCGCTTTTATGGACCGATACCGCTACAAGCGTGAATTTCGGCGGCGATAAAAGCTTTACCGCCTGGAGTACCAAAGCCAGCGTGCTGGATGGATTGGGCAAAACCCAGGAAGCGGCCGACGTAATGAAAAAAGCATACCCCTATGGCAACGTGAACGAGCTTTATTTTTATGCCAGGAGCCTGACACGCCAGAAAAAAGGCCAGCAAGCGCTTGAAGTGTTCAAGATCAATTATGACAAGCATCCGAACGAATTTCTGACCAACGCGGGTATGGCAAGGGGCTATTCAGCCGTAGGCGATTACAAAAAGGCGCTTACTTACGCACAAAAAGCACAGTCACAGGCACCCGACCCGGCAAATAAAAATATCGTGAACACCATGGTGCAAAAGCTGCAGGACGGTAAGGATATCAACTAA
- a CDS encoding TolB family protein, giving the protein MKYIIKWVVLGIAVLCTTLSVFGQAIVDPAAQPKVFSQEGKADLSNESVAAFMPNQKTVFIADGQTIVVSKRSGDKWSTPVTASFSGKWKDWDPTMSPDGKRLIFVSTRPLEGAPQDKAQENAHLWYVDKLSGDSWSAPKHFDAPVNVEGCNDFGPSVSGSGTICFCSRNRDGNQGMHGYYIKWLGDHYDKPKMLALNGDKEIYDPFIAPDEHYIIFVSDNELYISYRKGNDWTQGEKLSANVNNGKGNFDPIVSPDGKTLYYAQDKAPGILMVPVKIPLAAKEN; this is encoded by the coding sequence ATGAAATACATCATTAAATGGGTTGTACTGGGTATCGCGGTACTTTGTACAACCCTTTCTGTTTTCGGCCAGGCTATAGTTGACCCGGCTGCACAGCCAAAAGTATTTTCGCAGGAAGGTAAAGCCGACCTGAGTAATGAATCGGTTGCCGCCTTTATGCCAAACCAAAAAACGGTATTCATCGCCGATGGACAAACCATTGTCGTATCTAAAAGGAGCGGGGATAAATGGAGTACGCCGGTAACGGCTTCCTTCTCTGGAAAATGGAAAGACTGGGACCCCACCATGAGCCCGGATGGCAAGCGGTTGATCTTTGTATCCACCCGCCCGCTGGAAGGCGCCCCGCAGGATAAGGCGCAGGAAAACGCTCACCTCTGGTATGTAGATAAGCTATCAGGTGATAGCTGGTCGGCACCAAAACATTTCGATGCGCCTGTAAATGTGGAAGGCTGTAATGATTTTGGCCCGTCTGTCAGTGGTTCAGGCACAATATGTTTTTGTTCGCGAAACCGCGATGGGAACCAGGGAATGCACGGATATTACATTAAATGGCTCGGTGACCATTATGATAAGCCCAAAATGCTGGCACTGAATGGTGATAAGGAGATATATGATCCCTTCATAGCGCCCGATGAGCATTATATCATCTTCGTAAGTGATAACGAACTGTATATCAGCTATCGAAAAGGCAATGACTGGACACAGGGCGAAAAGCTAAGCGCCAACGTTAACAACGGCAAAGGCAATTTCGATCCAATTGTTTCGCCCGATGGCAAAACGTTGTACTACGCACAGGATAAGGCGCCCGGTATTTTAATGGTGCCCGTAAAAATTCCTCTGGCCGCAAAAGAAAACTGA